From Triticum aestivum cultivar Chinese Spring chromosome 7B, IWGSC CS RefSeq v2.1, whole genome shotgun sequence:
aaaaacagaatttttgatgtggaatgctgcctaacatgttcatcacatatttttttctttgtagcatggacatatggaattttatatggttcaaagcagtGGTCTAGtttggacatgaagatttcaatactcaagcatatcaacaagcaaccatgtctttcaaaatatcaacactaaagcaagttgtccctagcccatcatgctcaaacattgatacATTCATGAatcacactcgcatattagctacacctaatgctcaagtacgatcatagtgccccatagttggtgctttataagagaagatggagactcaaataaaaataaaaatgcataaagtaaatagaatggcccttcacagagggaagtaggaatttgtagaggtgccagagctcaaggctTAAATTGGGAGATAAAAAtcgagaggcatacttttcccgtcaatgaaaacgaccgagtaattctcaacactttccatgctagatacatcataggtggttcccaaacagaaagtaaagtttattcatttttccaccattctttcacatccacgactagctgtatccacgggtgtcttccgtaccaacactttccaaggaatttattatttgacaacataaattaaacttctttttcattttgggactaggTATCCTTATTACCGCCGTACTCTCGTACaacgacaagtgaataaacactcatcatgagaataacacatctagcatggaaaatattggccaccccctaccgcttcatgagcgttacgagcacacaaaaaggaaatttattttgaaaattagaggtggcacatacaaatttgcttaaaaCGGCAcgagaataccacatataggtaggtatggtggactcatgtggcaaaagtggtttaaggattttggatgtacaagtagtatttctacttagtacaaatggaggctagcaaaaagattgagaagcaaccaaccaagaaacaaaaaatcacataagcaagcattaagcataactaacactgaataatgcacaacatgtaggatgtaatttcatcacataactattgactttcatgcttgcatagggaatcacaaaccttaacactaatattcttactaaagcataattactcaccaatatgactcacatatcactatcatcatatctcaaaactgttacaaagaatcaagtttattttgtccaattatattcatgaaagtttttattatatcccccttaaatatatatcactttgggactaatttcatatgttgcttttggtaagctcaaacaaatttaagtgaagaacatgagcataaaaattttcgtctctcaaaataatataagtgaagcatgagaggatttTCTTCAAAATTTACAAACTAtcaaatagatctaagtgaagcatgagagaatttcttcaaaattaataaaGCACAccattctcaaaaagatataaagtgaagcactagagcagttCCATAACTCAatttttttaagtgaagcataaagagcaattctaacaaatcatagcataattttggctctctcaaataggtgtttaCAACAAGGATAGTtgacacaaactaaaaagaaaaacaagcaaagactcatataatacacgatgctccaagaaaaactcatgatatgtgacgaataaaaatatagctccaagtaaaataccgatagtcgttagaagaaagaggggatgccttccggggtatccccaagcttagttgcttgtttatctttggataataacttggggtcccatgtggcatccccaagcttagttgcttgtttatctttggataataacttggggtcccatgtggcatccccaagcttaggctctcctTACTCCTCATTCCTTCAtacatcgtgatctcacccaaaacttgataacttcaatcacacaaaactcaacaaaacctttgtgagatctgttagtataacaaggcaaatcactactctaagtactgtcgcaaacccattcatattttatttttgcattatatctactgtattccaactttaccatggctcatacccccccccaatacaaaccatagattcatcaaaataagaacgCAACGCAAAGAAAACAGGATATGGCGAAAACAAAACATTATGTAGCTATCtaaaaacttcgtatacttctgtaactctaattTTTTTTGAACAATTAGACGATGtaggaaatttttatatcaatcttgtgtaaaaatttaGAGCAAAAGCAAGTttttgtgatttatgaaaattattttactgagcgcaaaagtttttgtttttcaacaagatcaaatcaactatcacccaacatgatcccaaaggtttagcttggcacaaaaactaattatgACATAaagacacaatcataacagaggcataattgtTTAAACActgaaaaatagaaataaaaaggcaaaaatgaattttattcattggattgcctcccaacaagctctttctttttAGCCATTAAGTTAGGCTTGaaattttattgatgctcacaagaaagataacaagtgaaacacaaagagagcatcataaagcatgtgacaaaaacatttaagtctaacatacttcctatgaataggaattttgtaagcaaacaaattatgaaGACAATAAATATCTAGTATAtgcaaaggagaaaaataaaacattgacaatctgaacataacgagaggtaatttagtaacatgaaaatttctacaaccatattttcctctctcataataattacatgtgggatcataatcaaataaacaatataaatatcacataacATCTTCTCTTCATAATCCACATGCATAAAAGgcttataatcttccaagatagtggtattaacattaaataaagtcatgacctctccaaacccacttttatgaaAAAATTCGTAAGATTGagcactctccaaatatgtgggattatttttacctaaagttgacactcttccaaacccactttcaatattattgcaaacattattatcaatagcaTATTCATAATGAGGCAtaaataatttttcaagatgataagaagcatcaccccaatcatgatcagtgcaataagtagtggacatatcaaaattagcatacccaagcttggggttttgcatattattagcacaatttacattaatagaatttataataacatcatttcaatcatgcttttgattcaaggagctatcattaatcacttcatcaatttcttctttcaacacttcatcacaattcttagatttatgaatttcaagcaaaacttcacaaagataatctagtgaactcaattcactagcaattggtccatcataattggatcttttaaaaaggtcagtagtggatgaggatccatatcaatagatttttagcaagcgaagcaagcaaatagaagacacatggcacacaagcaaagatagcaaacgaACAAAAAGGAAGAcggaaaagaaggcaaataaaaaggaaaatatttttgtgtttttgtaaaaACATTTTAGgtgtgggggagatgaaaatgagaggaaaaaggcaaataatgtaaattgcaaggagatgagatttgtgattaggaacctggtagatgttgatgttGTCTCCcagacaacggcgctagaaatcctttcTTGATGGCTTGTGTTCGCGTCAGTTTTtcaccgaagaggaagggatgatgcggcacaacttcggtaagtatttccctcggttatgaaaccaaggttatcgaaccagtatgagaaccaagcaacactatgtaaacggtacctgcacacaaagaacaaatacttgcaacccgacgcgtaagagagGTTGTCAATCCTTGTCGGGTAAAAGATTGGTAAAGAGATAGTTTGGTAGatacaaataaaataaaggaaaataaaattCAGTGATGTATTTTTGGGtctttggaaatatagatctgaaaataaaagatgcaaataaagaaaagggcaaatagcaatatagatctgaaaatataagatgggaaaatagacccgggggctggagatttcactggtggcttctctcgagaaaatagtatacggtgggtaaacaaattactatagGGAAATatatagaacctcaaataattatgacgatacccaggcaatgatcattatataggcatcatgtccaacattagtagaccgactcctaactgcatctactactactactacacacatcgaccattatccatcatgcatctagtgtattaagttcatggagaaatggagtaatgcaataagaacaatgacatgatgtagacgagatctattcatgtaggaatagcccccatattgttatccttaatagcaatgatacatacgtgtcttgctgccccttctgtcactgggaaagaacaccgtacgatcaaacccatcacaaaacacctcttcccatggcaagaaaaatcaatctagtcggcctaactaaaccaaagattcgaagaagaaatacgaggctataagtaatcatgcatataagagatcaaagaaactcaaataactttcatggatatatagatctgatcataaactcaaagttcatcggatcccaacaaacacatcgcaaaaaagagttacatcaaatagatctccaagagaccattgtattgagaatcaaaaagagagaagaagccatctagctactgcctatgggcCCGTgggtctataatgaactactcacgcatcatcggagaggcaccaatgaggatgatgaacccctccgtgatggtgtctagattagatctcgtggttctggaacttgcggcgactggaattgtgtttcgttgactcccctacggtttttggatttttggggtatttatagagcaaagaggcggtgcgggaggccaccaaggtgggcacaacccacctgggcgtgctcgggcccccaggcgcgccctggtgggttgttctcccctcggagcccccctctggtacttctttggcccaataggtgtcttctggtcctgaAAAATTCTCCcaaaagttttgttgcgtttggactccgtttggttttccgcgaagtaaaaaacaagcaaaaaacagcaagtggcactgggcactatgtcaataggttagtcccaaaaaatgatataaagttgctataaaatgattgtaaaacatccaagaatgataatataacatcatggaacaatgaAATATTATAGATACCTTAGAGACGTATCAGGCAACGCATGGGTGATTTGTAGTGTAGAAAAgccggcggcggtggccggcggggGTGAGGGAAGGGTCTGGGCTATCCATTATGGTCGGAGGGACGGTCATCGGTGGTGGAAACGGGGCGCGGTGGCTGTGGCGGCGGGAGACATGGCAGCACTGGGGTGGGAGAAAAAGAGGCACCACTTAAACTCGGCCACGGCGGGAGTGATCATGCTTAGGGACATCGGTGGGATATTGGGAGGTGGAGGATAATTTTTACTCCACTATAACGGTTAGGGGATCGACTAGGTGCGCCGTAAGGGAGGATAACCGAATTTATCCTTCCTTACGGCCTTATTGGGGATTGGTTAGAAATGCCCTAGGAAATAAGAACACACACCACCAACTCACCCTCAAATCCACTATCACACATCTTCTCATTAAAACAAAAAGACAACCTACATACCTGCCCAAGTAGTTTTACGGGCGCAGTGTGACGCCACTCCTCTGCCTGCTAGTATATAGGATTACTGCTAATAGACCCTAGCTATCCCTCGAATATGTtccagcccctccccctcccccggtgAGCTTCTCACGCTCATCGGATTTATATCTGTAGTCGAACTTGATGGAATCGGTTCATACGCCCGGGTGGGGGTGGGGTTGCTTGGCACAAGGAGTCATGTCGTGTGCATGTGGTCTTGCTTACAATATTATATGTGCAATGTGGTCATCCAAAAGCTCTCGTCCTTGCTTGCTATACTTAGAGTATCTTCAATaagtgatgtaaaatacatcatttGGTGTAAACTGTTTTATACATCACCGTGCCTAGAAATCTAGCTCCAACAGGTGATCTATATGTAAAATCATATGGTCCAATTTTTATGGCTTGATGTAAAATCACCCCTAGGTGATGTATATTTGCATCACCTAGCAGGCTGCCCAAACGTAAGAATCACCATAGCCCCCACCAATGCGCACAGCCGCTCCCTCCCGTGCGCGTGAAACTTCACGCCGGCCCCCACCATAGCGCGCTGCCGCCATCGCAGATCCTGCCTCACTCCGCTCGTCGGAGCCGTCAGTACCACCGAATCCACCACCCCACCTTTTAATCCACTTCCGCCGCGCCTCTCCGCTGCGgatcccctcccccctccccccgcgccTCTCTCCGTCTGTTTCGGTCGCCGTTGCGATGCTACCACCCGAGGAGCTCCATCAGCGTCCACTGTGTGCGTCGGCATCAATCCGGCCGTTACTCAGCTGAGATAACGTAGGACCGAGTATGCTACAATCTTGACACGTGGGAAGAGTCTAACATCACTGCACGCACCTTTGACAAGGCTTGTTGGCGCTTCGGCCGACCAAAGTCGCACTTGAACTTGCCGGGGATTGACAACCAGGCGGATCTGGAGTTCGTCGGTCCCGACATCGATATGGTGACCGTTGCGGAGAAGAATGAGACACGGATCGTTCTTGATCAGTGCGACGCTTTTCGGCAGGATGAAGTCGGGATGGCGAGGTTTGCGGCGGAAAATCGGTACCTCGAGCAGGCGGAGTACAAGTTCTATGCGTCGCGGAACTAAGACAAAGAAGGAGGTGaaggaggatgaggagaagacgaagaaggaggACGAAGTTGGCCCCTCGACGGTGGTTGTGCTCGATAGTTCGGACTTGGTGAACAACGAGGCCGACGAGTCGGGCTCCGACATCGACTGGGACAACCTCTTTGATGAGTACTAGTTCGCAGTGGTTCATAGTCAAAGAATCTTTGTATCGGAACTACTTTTAGTTTGTATTGGAACTATGTTTTTAGTTTGTATTGGAACTATGTTTGAAATTGTCATGTTCTATCTAAATTTGCAATGTATTGATGTTTTCGTGCCCAATATACATCACATGTTGGAGCAAAATGATGCCCTATTTGTACACCATCTGTTGAAGCAAAGATGTTTGAGATGATGCAAAAttcactttttggtgatgtaaaacTACTTTTTTTGTGCCCAAGATACATCACCTGTAGAGATGCTCTTAGATTGTCTAGGTGGGCAGATGCATTATATGTACAGAGCATGGGCATCGGAGTTGATCTCTGGGAGGGTGACCGGCTGGCCGCACGTCCGAGGTAATTCCGGCTCTACGCTACACGGGAGCTCTTGGAGTTGCACAGGTGATGCTAATACCCTGGTCTGTGTCTGCTGTTCCGCTACCGCTGCCACCGGAACAGGAGGGAGTCGACCCCGACGGTCCTTGCCTCCCGAAGCTCCACAGCCTCTTCAAAGACCTCAGCCTCGCCAAGCCCGGAGACTTGGACGCGCCGCGCGGGGTCGCCACTGTCCTTGAGTCCGGAATGTCGATCACCAGCACTGCCGCGGTGGCAAGGGCGGAGGGGCTGGAGTAGGCTCCGTGAGAGGTCACGGTCACCGCGGCGAGCGTGGCCTGGTCTGAAACCCCGAGCAGTACACTCGCCGGCAGGTTCCCGGCGTAGTTCATCGGCTCCGGTGGCAAGGAAGGGAGACTCGTCGGTGTAAGCGCCTGCGACGCGTCGGGCTTGCCGACGGTGGCCCTGCAGAGCGGGCAGCTGGTGTGGGAGGCAAGCCACATGTCGACGCACTCGGTGTGGAAGCCGTGGCCGCACCGGGGCAAGAACCTGGCCTCCTCCCCGTCCTCGAGCTCGGTCAGGCACACCGCACACTCCACCCCGACGTCGTCCGTGGAGCCCTTCGGCCCCGCGCGGTACACCGTGACCGGTAGCGACCGCAGCAGCTCCGGGTCGACGCCCCCTGCGGCCACCCCACGCACGCCGCGTGGGCGCCCTCTCGGCGCGGTCCGGACGCTGGTGTTGAAGTAGTACTGGAGGAAGATGAGCGCGAGGGCGAACGTCAGGAACACCAGAAAGATGCCTGTCATGGTGAGTATGCCACCGATCGGCATGGTTGGTGCGGCCGTGGAGACCGCCGGCGCGACCGCCCAGCCCGAGGATGAGTCCATAGCGGCGGCAGACTGCTCGAAGTCTTGTACCATGTAGTTGCGCGGTCTGGTCTATTAATTCCGTGTGGCTTGGTGAGTGAAGATGCGCTCGAATGCTCGATGTAAAAAAGCTCGTACATATATATATGCGCACGGAGTGAGTGTTGGAGTGACGAGGTCAGTGACACTGACATGGATGAAGCAGGGGAGAAAGAAGGTGGAAGGCGGCAGGCGCGCGCGCCCGATCAGTCTTGGGAGGCAAGTCTGATGCTGTTTGCGGGAGAGCAGTGCCGTGCATGACGGACGGGTCAGCGCCGGCGGCGGTTCTTTGAACTCGTGCTGCCAAATGAGTGGAAGATTCGGCAAACGCGATTACCGCACGTGTTCCTTCTGTAGGACGTCCTTCTACaagttgtctcattgaagccaccGCAACATCGTCTTGGAAAAGGCAGGCATATCGGCCTAATCTTGTTCCGGAATATGAATTGTTACGTGTCATTGCATTGATAGGTAAGAAAAAACGTACGAGGGGTGCCTGGCTTGGTGGCACAAACAAGGGGGATATCGGCCTGATTTGAAGGTGTTCAAAAGAAAACATATACAGACATACAGTACTTTGTATAAAAAACACAGTTTTgttagaactcatctagatgagatataatttggtctcattcacattttatagccattggatgtgatgctataagatgcgtgtgtgctggcGTGGGTTGCatctgttcttgttttcaaaatGAATGAGACTAAATTATGTCTCATCTacatgagttctaggtactccctaaAAAACACCAAAAAAATGAGAAGGTGGCGTCTCTATATTACTACAGCCCACTATTATACTTACTCTTAGCATGAGGAGGATGAACTTAGATCAGAGATAAATGCTAGATGGATCCACCGATCCAAGTCACTGCTTCGGCTTGactttttttttgtgtgtgaataCGCTTAgcagcgtatcatttcattgataggggggggggggggggggaattagtACAGGTAGCATCCATGCAGGCGTACACTAAAAGGCGTATGAAGGGATGCAGCGAGTAGGGGAAGGAGGATGCTCAGCCTCGCTACAAGTGATCAGGTTACAGCGATAATAGCGGCTAGTCCCTTGGCCCCGGCCTTATCCCATAGGCGAGCGTCATCCTGGATGGAGAGCACCAGATCGTCGGTGGAGGGGTGCAGGCCGTCGAAGATGACGGCGTTGCGATGCTTCCAGATGGCCCAAACGGTCAGAGTGACGATGGAGTTGAGCCCTTTGCGTAGGCCGCTCGGCGAGGTGGCGGACGCAAGCGCCCACCAAGCGAAGAAGGTCGTCGCGACGTCCATGGGTGGAGTGGTGAGCCGGCACCAGGCCAGGATTTCATGCCAGGTGACCCGGGCGAAAGCGCATCCCGCTAAGAGGTGGTCGCTGGATTCTGTCTCCTGGTGACATAGGATGCAAGCGGTGTCGGGTGTGAGGCCGTGACGTGCACGGCGCTCAGCCTTCCAGCACCTGTCCAGAGAGGCAAGCCAGAGGAAAAACTTGGTGTTGAGAGGGGCCCAGCTCCTCCAAAGAAGCTTCCAGGAGGGCGGTGTAGTGGATCCCTGGAAGAGAGCATGATAGCAAGATTTGGCCGAGTAAATGCCGTTTGACGTCCAACGCCAGGATATCTTGTCGGGTGTGGTGGTAAGGGTCACGCCTTGGAGTTTAGGCCAAAGGCTGATGTATACGTCACATGAGGACGAACGACAGACTCCTGCATTTAACATGAGGACGAACTAATCTATACGTCACATCCTTGTTCCATCTACAGTACTTTCCAAGAAGTAGTACTACCACTCTGATATGTTGGGTGCATGGTCTGCTCGCTCGTTGCATTTGGTGATGTGAAGCCGCTTGGAAGGATAAGTCCTTTTTGGGGATCCGCTTTTTCTCCGTCGCACTTTGGCCGTGTGAAATTTTATGTAGTACGTACTTCTAcggtaattgcctttggctcctaggtgcatatgcatccATTGTCGAAATCCAAATTCCGAAAAGTTAAAAATTTCtaaacaaaaatcccgcgtgtatatccggacattttatgtgcgttcacaaggtttcagtgaaaaacgacgttttttgtggcttgtgtaaaaaagataaagaaatgcctcgtgaatagttagaatgaagcataagaaattgtcttttttacacaagccacaaaaaacgtcgtttttcaccgaaaccttgtgaacgcacataaaatgtccggatatacacgcgggatttttgtttcgaatttttcaacttctaggaatttggatttcgacaatgggtgcatatgcacctag
This genomic window contains:
- the LOC123160721 gene encoding E3 ubiquitin-protein ligase EL5 yields the protein MVQDFEQSAAAMDSSSGWAVAPAVSTAAPTMPIGGILTMTGIFLVFLTFALALIFLQYYFNTSVRTAPRGRPRGVRGVAAGGVDPELLRSLPVTVYRAGPKGSTDDVGVECAVCLTELEDGEEARFLPRCGHGFHTECVDMWLASHTSCPLCRATVGKPDASQALTPTSLPSLPPEPMNYAGNLPASVLLGVSDQATLAAVTVTSHGAYSSPSALATAAVLVIDIPDSRTVATPRGASKSPGLARLRSLKRLWSFGRQGPSGSTPSCSGGSGSGTADTDQGISITCATPRAPV